One region of Cucurbita pepo subsp. pepo cultivar mu-cu-16 chromosome LG03, ASM280686v2, whole genome shotgun sequence genomic DNA includes:
- the LOC111790059 gene encoding probable calcium-binding protein CML28 produces the protein MAESDVSAAECERIFKRFDANGDGMISAAELVDALNGLGVNAEEAKRMMDAIDKDGDGFISLEEFADFAKDNRALMKDFAKAF, from the coding sequence ATGGCGGAGAGTGACGTGAGCGCAGCCGAGTGCGAGAGGATCTTCAAGCGATTCGACGCGAACGGCGACGGGATGATATCGGCGGCGGAGCTGGTCGATGCGTTGAACGGATTGGGAGTGAACGCGGAGGAGGCGAAGAGGATGATGGACGCGATTGACAAAGACGGCGATGGGTTCATATCGTTGGAAGAGTTCGCGGATTTCGCGAAGGATAATCGCGCGTTGATGAAAGATTTTGCAAAGGcgttttaa
- the LOC111791543 gene encoding uncharacterized protein LOC111791543 encodes MGKSDSIWAKVDLKSSHEKFYGFFRNHLGDLVDLFPENFNSIQLVEGQHFDRGSLVLSKYEFGHEHRVEKWVIRAVDDVKKYIVYEAVEGEALKQFKVLRAKVEAVHGGSTKVGGGNFTKLTIEFEKANENVASPEIYLELFVKIAKGVDAYFSNN; translated from the exons ATGGGCAAAAGTGATAGCATTTGGGCAAAGGTTGACCTAAAATCTTCCCATGAGAAGTTCTATGGGTTCTTCAGGAACCATTTGGGAGATTTGGTGGACTTGTTTCCTGAGAATTTCAATAGCATTCAACTTGTGGAAGGACAACATTTCGATAGGGGCAGTCTTGTTCTAAGTAAATACGAATTTG GACATGAACATAGAGTCGAAAAATGGGTAATAAGAGCTGTGGATGATGTGAAGAAATACATAGTCTATGAAGCTGTTGAAGGAGAGGCTCTAAAGCAATTCAAAGTGCTTAGAGCAAAGGTTGAAGCTGTTCATGGAGGATCAACCAAAGTAGGAGGAGGAAACTTTACAAAATTGACTATTGAGTTTGAAAAGGCAAATGAAAATGTGGCCTCGCCTGAAATCTACTTGGAATTGTTCGTCAAAATCGCAAAAGGGGTGGATGCTTATTTCTCCAACAACTAA
- the LOC111791771 gene encoding MLP-like protein 34, giving the protein MSQIESIWGKVQLKSSPEKFFGFFRNHMGDLVHMFPDHFQSFHFVEGQNFDDGSVVHWKYHLGIPEAVKIKMKNRDEARTIIYEVVEGDALKHYKVFRAKLETVSGGLNKVGGSFAKWTIEYEKAHENVPSPETYMELALKVSKGLDAYLYRN; this is encoded by the exons atgagCCAAATTGAAAGCATTTGGGGAAAGGTTCAGCTAAAATCGTCTCCTGAGAAGTTCTTTGGCTTCTTCAGGAACCATATGGGCGATTTGGTCCATATGTTCCCTGACCACTTCCAGAGCTTCCACTTTGTCGAAGGACAAAACTTCGACGATGGCAGCGTCGTGCACTGGAAATACCACCTCG GAATTCCAGAAGCAGTAAAGATAAAGATGAAGAATAGGGATGAAGCAAGGACCATAATTTATGAAGTTGTTGAAGGAGATGCATTAAAGCATTACAAAGTTTTCAGAGCCAAACTTGAAACTGTTAGTGGAGGGTTAAACAAAGTGGGAGGAAGCTTTGCAAAATGGACAATTGAGTATGAAAAGGCTCATGAAAACGTTCCTTCACCAGAAACCTACATGGAATTGGCTCTCAAAGTCAGCAAAGGTCTGGATGCTTATCTTTATCGGAACTAA
- the LOC111791798 gene encoding MLP-like protein 34, producing the protein MSQSDSIWGKVQLKSSPEKFYGFFRNHMGELVHMFPDHFQSFHFLEGQNFDDGSVVQWKYHLGFPEAAKVRMRVMDEARTIIYEVVEGDALKHYKAFRVKLETVSGDLNKVGANFAKWTIEYEKAHQNVASPETYLELALQVTKGLDAYLYRNKMSQSDSIWGKVQLKSSPEKFYGFFRNHMGELVHMFPDHFQSFHFLEGQNFDDGSVVQWKYHLGFPEAAKVRMRVMDEARTIIYEVVEGDALKHYKAFRVKLETVSGDLNKVGANFAKWTIEYEKAHQNVASPETYLELALQVTKGLDAYLYRN; encoded by the exons atgagCCAAAGTGATAGCATTTGGGGAAAGGTTCAGCTGAAATCGTCTCCTGAGAAGTTCTATGGGTTCTTCAGGAACCATATGGGCGAATTGGTCCATATGTTCCCTGATCACTTCCAGAGCTTCCACTTTTTGGAAGGACAAAACTTCGACGATGGGAGTGTTGTGCAATGGAAATACCACCTTG GATTTCCAGAAGCAGCAAAGGTACGGATGAGAGTTATGGATGAAGCAAGGACCATAATTTATGAAGTTGTTGAAGGAGATGCACTAAAGCATTACAAAGCTTTCAGAGTAAAACTTGAAACTGTTAGTGGAGACTTAAACAAAGTGGGAGCAAACTTTGCAAAATGGACAATTGAGTATGAAAAGGCACATCAAAACGTAGCTTCACCAGAAACCTACCTGGAATTGGCTCTCCAAGTTACCAAAGGTTTAGATGCTTATCTTTATCGGAAC aaaatgagCCAAAGTGATAGCATTTGGGGAAAGGTTCAGCTGAAATCGTCTCCTGAGAAGTTCTATGGGTTCTTCAGGAACCATATGGGCGAATTGGTCCATATGTTCCCTGATCACTTCCAGAGCTTCCACTTTTTGGAAGGACAAAACTTCGACGATGGGAGTGTTGTGCAATGGAAATACCACCTTG GATTTCCAGAAGCAGCAAAGGTACGGATGAGAGTTATGGATGAAGCAAGGACCATAATTTATGAAGTTGTTGAAGGAGATGCACTAAAGCATTACAAAGCTTTCAGAGTAAAACTTGAAACTGTTAGTGGAGACTTAAACAAAGTGGGAGCAAACTTTGCAAAATGGACAATTGAGTATGAAAAGGCACATCAAAACGTAGCTTCACCAGAAACCTACCTGGAATTGGCTCTCCAAGTTACCAAAGGTTTAGATGCTTATCTTTATCGGAACTAA
- the LOC111791751 gene encoding MLP-like protein 31: MVQTDSIWVKVDLKSSPEKVYGFFRNHLGDLVDLFPETYQSIQLVEGQHFSSGSVVQFKFQFGDELRAEKWAIRVVDDVKKYIIYEAVEGDPLKEFKVLRAKFEVVNGGLSKVRRGNFTKWTVEFEKANQNVASPQNYLELFVKISKGVDAYFSNN; encoded by the exons atggtcCAAACTGATAGCATTTGGGTAAAGGTTGACCTAAAATCTTCTCCAGAGAAGGTCTATGGGTTCTTCAGGAACCATTTGGGAGATTTGGTGGACTTGTTTCCTGAGACTTACCAGAGCATTCAACTTGTGGAAGGACAACATTTCTCAAGTGGCAGTGTTGTTCAATTTAAATTCCAATTTG GAGATGAACTTAGAGCAGAAAAATGGGCAATAAGAGTTGTGGATGATGTGAAGAAATACATAATCTATGAAGCTGTTGAAGGAGATCCACTAAAGGAATTCAAAGTGCTAAGAGCAAAATTTGAAGTTGTTAATGGAGGATTAAGCAAAGTGAGAAGAGGAAACTTTACAAAATGGACTGTTGAGTTTGAAAAGGCAAATCAAAATGTGGCCTCACCACAAAACTACTTGGAGTTGTTCGTCAAAAtctcaaaaggggtggatgCTTATTTCTCCAACAACTAA
- the LOC111791700 gene encoding MLP-like protein 31, which translates to MGKSDSIWAKIDLKSSPEKFYGFFRNHLGDLVDLFPENYKSIQLVEGQHFSGGNVVLFKFQFGFGHQLRVEKWAIRAVDDVKKYIIYEAVEGDVLKQFKVLRVKVEAVHGGSTKVGGGNFTKWTVEFEKANQNVASPQNYLELFVKISKGVDAYFSKN; encoded by the exons ATGGGCAAAAGTGATAGCATTTGGGCAAAGATTGACCTAAAATCTTCTCCTGAGAAGTTCTATGGGTTCTTTAGGAACCATTTGGGAGATTTGGTGGATTTGTTTCCTGAGAATTACAAGAGCATTCAACTTGTGGAAGGACAACATTTCTCCGGTGGCAATGTTGTTCTATTTAAATTCCAATTTGGATTTG GTCATCAACTTCGAGTCGAAAAATGGGCAATAAGAGCTGTGGATGATGTGAAGAAATACATAATCTATGAAGCTGTTGAAGGAGATGTTCTAAAGCAATTCAAAGTGCTTAGAGTAAAAGTTGAAGCTGTTCATGGAGGATCAACCAAAGTAGGAGGAGGAAACTTTACTAAATGGACTGTTGAGTTTGAAAAGGCAAATCAAAATGTGGCCTCACCACAAAACTACTTGGAGTTGTTCGTCAAAAtctcaaaaggggtggatgCATATTTCTCCAAGAACTAA